CACACCCACATCTGCCAACACTTCCTCGGAAACGGCAATGACTTCGCCTAAGGAACGGGCGGGGTCGAAACAACCGGCGATACCGGCCTGGATCACCAGGTCGGGGGAATGAGTGGCGATGGCCCTGGAAAGATGGTAGGTCGCGGGCACCAGGCCGACCCCGGTAATAACGGGCCGGACGCCGGCGGGAGGCTGTTCCATGAGGGTTTTGAGCTCGAAAGACGTAGCGGCGGCCAGGAGGATGCGCATACACAAATTTACCCCATCTGTTGTACCTTTGCCAAAATTTTTAGGGAAGATGGTGTACTTGACGCGGGTGGAACATTTCAATGCGGCGCATAAGCTGTATAACCCCCGATGGAGCACCGCGCAGAATGAGGCGGTCTTTGGGAAATGCGCCAACGAGAACTGGCACGGCCACAACTATGAGCTGTACGTAACGGTGAAGGGCGAGGTCAACGAGGACACGGGTTTCCTGATGGATGTAAAGGTGTTGAGCGATCTTGTCAAAACACACGTATTGGACATCGTGGATCACCGCAACCTGAACCTGGATGTCCCGTTTCTAAAGGATAAGATGTGTTCCACCGAAAACCTGGCCAAGGGTATCTGGGCACAGTTGGCGCCGCACCTTCCGCAAGGCGTACGGCTGCACGCCATCAAGCTGTATGAAACCCCCAGGATCTACGTGGAATTTTTCGGAGAATAGATTATGAATACAAACCGAGTCGCCGTTTACAGGAGAGAGCACTTCAATGCGGCCCACCGCCTGCACAATCCCTCATGGGATGCGGCGACCAATGAACGCGTGTTTGGTAAGTGCAACCTGCCCCATTACCACGGCCACAACTACGAGCTGATCGTCAAGCTGACCGGGGTACCAGACCCCGACACGGGGTATGTCATGGACCTCAAGCGCCTGAGCGACCTGGTCCACGAGGAGGTGATTCAGCGCTTCGACCACAAGAACCTCAACCTGGATACGGTCGAATTCAGGGACCTCAACCCAACGGCCGAGCATATCGCCATGGTGATTTACCGTCTCCTGAGACCTCATATCCCGGTGGATTTGGATCTGGAGGTCACGCTTTATGAAACAGACCGTAATTTCGTGTCTTATCCAGCCTAAAATTCCTGCCATGGCCTACAAAAAGATCGAGCAATACGACGAAGCGGTTACCGAAGGACTAAAGGAGAATTACAAAGAGTGTCTGCATATGTTGGGCGAGGACCCCGACAGGGAGGGGCTCCTGAAAACCCCCGAACGCCTGGCGAAGGCCATGCAATTCCTGACACAGGGTTACGAGCAGGACGCTCACCAGATCCTGGAGTCGGCAAAGTTCAGGGAATCCATCAGCGAAATGGTGGTGGTCAAAGACATAGAACTCTATAGCCTTTGCGAACACCACATCCTGCCCTTTTTTGGCAAGGCACACATCGCCTATATCCCGAACGGGTACATCACCGGTCTGAGTAAGATCGCCAGGGTCGTCGACGTCTATGCGCGCCGGCTTCAGGTGCAGGAGCGCCTGACGACCCAGATCCTGGATGCCATCAAGGAAACCCTCAATCCCCTGGGGGTCGCGGTCGTGATCGAAGCCCAACACCTGTGCATGATGATGCGCGGTGTGCAAAAGCAAAACTCTGTGACGACGACCTCGGCCTTTTGGGGCGAGTTCGAGCGGGCGGAGACGCGGAGTGAATTTACAAAGCTGATTACGGCCGACCTGATATGAGGACGCCGGTTGCTCCTGACGTCACCGCGGTGTTGCCGGGCGACCTGCTGGCGCGGATTCGATCCGAGGCCGGCCCGTCCGAGGCGCTCGGCCGCCTGACGCCTGCGGCGGTTGCCTTACTGGTAGAGCAGGGATGGCTACGGCTGCTGATCCCCCGGTCCGTGGGCGGTCTGGAATACGACCTGCCCGACCTGCTGGCATTACAGGAAGCGGCGTCCTGGGCGGACGGGAGCTTTGGATGGGTGCTCGCGCTTTGCGGGGGCGCCGGTTTTTTCGCGGGATTTATCGAACAAGCGCTCGCAGTTTCGCTTTTTGGGCGGCCGGATGTTTGTGCGGCGGGGACGGGTTTTCCCGCAGGTTCCGCCACGGAGGTAGCGGGCGGTTATCTCGTGTCGGGACACTGGCGCTATGCAAGCGGGGCGCCGCATGCGACGCTATACACGGCCAACTGTCGGTTGATGCGAGACGGCCAGCCGTTGCGCGACGAACGGGGCGAGCCTTTGATCAGGGCGGTCATATTCCTGCCGGACCAGGTTACGCTGCAAGACGGCTGGCAAAGCCTTGGCCTAAAAGCCACGGCCAGCCAGGATATGGTGGTGCGGGAGGCCTTTGTGCCTTTTAATCGGAGCTTTGCGCTGGACAAACCCTTTCCACATGCATCCGGACCGTTATATGCCTATCCCTTTTTGCAACAGGCGGAGGCGGTTTTGAGCGTGACTATGCTCGGGATGGTGCGACATTTCCTGGACCTGTTCGGGGTGGTGGATGGTGCGCCCGACCTGGCCGGGGAGTTGGAACAAATGCGACAAAGGTTTTATGCAACCATAAGGGCTTCGTGGGCGTCACCCGGTGGGCCCGTCCCGCTGACAGAGGTGGGTAAGGTGGCGCGTGCCGCCGCAGCAACGGCCCTTCGCGTGGCGGACACGTTGTATCCTTACGGAGGCATGCGGATGATGCGTATGGGCACCGACATCAACCGGGTATGGAGGGATATTCATACCGCGAGCCAGCATACGTTGCTGTCGCCGTTACGTGATTAACCTTATTTTTGTCGCCCAAATGAAACGATTATGAAGCATGCGTATGTGTTCCCCGGGCAGGGTTCCCAATTCCCCGGGATGGGAAAGGCCTTATACGAAGGGCATACCCTGGCCAGGGATATGTTTGAGCAGGCCAATGACCTGCTGGGTTTCCGGATTTCCGATATCCTTTTCGAGGGTTCGGAAGAGGACCTGAAACAAACCCGG
This sequence is a window from Dinghuibacter silviterrae. Protein-coding genes within it:
- a CDS encoding acyl-CoA dehydrogenase family protein — its product is MRTPVAPDVTAVLPGDLLARIRSEAGPSEALGRLTPAAVALLVEQGWLRLLIPRSVGGLEYDLPDLLALQEAASWADGSFGWVLALCGGAGFFAGFIEQALAVSLFGRPDVCAAGTGFPAGSATEVAGGYLVSGHWRYASGAPHATLYTANCRLMRDGQPLRDERGEPLIRAVIFLPDQVTLQDGWQSLGLKATASQDMVVREAFVPFNRSFALDKPFPHASGPLYAYPFLQQAEAVLSVTMLGMVRHFLDLFGVVDGAPDLAGELEQMRQRFYATIRASWASPGGPVPLTEVGKVARAAAATALRVADTLYPYGGMRMMRMGTDINRVWRDIHTASQHTLLSPLRD
- a CDS encoding 6-pyruvoyl trahydropterin synthase family protein, giving the protein MVYLTRVEHFNAAHKLYNPRWSTAQNEAVFGKCANENWHGHNYELYVTVKGEVNEDTGFLMDVKVLSDLVKTHVLDIVDHRNLNLDVPFLKDKMCSTENLAKGIWAQLAPHLPQGVRLHAIKLYETPRIYVEFFGE
- the folE gene encoding GTP cyclohydrolase I FolE encodes the protein MAYKKIEQYDEAVTEGLKENYKECLHMLGEDPDREGLLKTPERLAKAMQFLTQGYEQDAHQILESAKFRESISEMVVVKDIELYSLCEHHILPFFGKAHIAYIPNGYITGLSKIARVVDVYARRLQVQERLTTQILDAIKETLNPLGVAVVIEAQHLCMMMRGVQKQNSVTTTSAFWGEFERAETRSEFTKLITADLI
- a CDS encoding 6-pyruvoyl trahydropterin synthase family protein, whose protein sequence is MNTNRVAVYRREHFNAAHRLHNPSWDAATNERVFGKCNLPHYHGHNYELIVKLTGVPDPDTGYVMDLKRLSDLVHEEVIQRFDHKNLNLDTVEFRDLNPTAEHIAMVIYRLLRPHIPVDLDLEVTLYETDRNFVSYPA